The following proteins are co-located in the Aggregatibacter aphrophilus ATCC 33389 genome:
- a CDS encoding YjaG family protein: MRNPIHKRLENLATWQHLTFMACLCERMYPNYHLFCQISEQPQNAKVYHNILNLVWEYLTVKDTKINFENQLEKLEDIIPDVNDYRCYGVIPALDACEGLSEVLHTIIAGASLEQAVKVSQLSLGTVAGYLEMEQERELSDTELKESDLIQQELDLQWQLYRVLNEAEKHNVALIQDLKNELREEKISNICIKIDH; this comes from the coding sequence ATGCGAAATCCGATTCATAAACGTTTAGAAAATCTCGCCACTTGGCAGCATCTGACTTTTATGGCATGCCTATGTGAACGGATGTATCCCAATTATCATTTGTTCTGTCAAATTAGCGAACAACCGCAAAATGCGAAGGTGTATCACAATATTTTGAATTTGGTGTGGGAATACTTAACTGTGAAAGACACTAAAATCAATTTTGAAAACCAACTGGAAAAACTCGAAGATATTATTCCCGATGTTAATGATTACCGGTGTTATGGTGTTATTCCTGCTTTAGATGCGTGTGAAGGGCTTTCAGAAGTGTTACACACCATCATTGCGGGGGCATCATTGGAGCAAGCCGTAAAAGTTAGCCAACTTTCTTTAGGGACGGTTGCGGGTTATTTGGAAATGGAACAAGAGCGAGAATTGTCCGACACCGAATTGAAAGAATCGGATCTGATTCAGCAGGAATTGGACCTGCAATGGCAACTTTACCGTGTGCTGAATGAAGCGGAAAAACATAATGTAGCGCTGATTCAGGACTTAAAAAACGAGTTACGCGAAGAGAAAATCTCAAATATTTGTATAAAAATTGACCATTAG
- the hemE gene encoding uroporphyrinogen decarboxylase — translation MTTLKNDRYLKALLRQPVDMTPVWMMRQAGRYLPEYKATRAQAGDFMSLCRNADLACEVTLQPLRRYDLDAAILFSDILTIPDAMGLGLSFGAGEGPKFERVIDSKSAVENLPVPDPEQELQYVMNAVRTIRRELNGEVPLIGFSGSPWTLATYMVEGGSSKAFTKIKKMLYSEPHLLHALLDKLADSVILYLNAQIKAGAQAVMVFDTWGGVLAHREYPEFSLRYMHKIVDGLIREHDGRRVPVTLFTKGGGLWLEAIADTGCDAVGLDWTVDVAEARRRIGHKVALQGNMDPSVLYAPAGRIEDEVRSILAAFGEGSGHVFNLGHGIHQDVPTESPKVLVDAVHQLSKSYHL, via the coding sequence ATGACCACATTAAAAAATGATCGCTATTTAAAAGCCCTTTTACGCCAACCTGTAGATATGACGCCTGTTTGGATGATGCGTCAAGCGGGTCGATATTTGCCGGAATACAAAGCCACTCGTGCGCAAGCCGGTGATTTTATGTCTTTATGCCGCAATGCGGATTTAGCCTGTGAAGTCACCTTGCAACCGTTGCGTCGTTATGATTTGGATGCCGCTATTTTATTTTCCGATATTTTAACGATTCCCGATGCCATGGGCTTGGGGTTGAGCTTTGGCGCAGGTGAAGGTCCTAAATTTGAACGGGTCATTGACAGCAAAAGTGCGGTGGAAAATTTGCCCGTTCCTGATCCGGAGCAGGAGCTACAATATGTGATGAATGCGGTGCGCACGATTCGCCGTGAACTAAATGGTGAAGTGCCACTTATCGGCTTTTCCGGTAGCCCGTGGACATTGGCCACTTATATGGTGGAAGGCGGTTCTTCTAAAGCCTTTACGAAAATTAAAAAAATGCTGTATAGCGAACCGCACTTATTACACGCCTTGTTAGATAAACTGGCAGACAGCGTGATTCTTTACTTAAATGCGCAAATTAAAGCCGGTGCCCAGGCGGTCATGGTGTTTGATACGTGGGGTGGCGTGTTGGCACATCGTGAGTATCCGGAGTTTTCCTTGCGTTATATGCACAAAATCGTGGACGGTTTGATTCGTGAGCATGATGGTCGTCGCGTGCCGGTAACTTTGTTTACCAAAGGCGGTGGGTTATGGTTAGAAGCCATTGCCGATACTGGTTGTGATGCAGTGGGCTTGGATTGGACGGTGGATGTCGCTGAGGCACGTCGCCGTATCGGGCATAAAGTGGCATTGCAAGGCAACATGGATCCGAGCGTGTTATATGCGCCTGCCGGCCGAATTGAAGACGAAGTGCGGTCGATTTTGGCGGCATTTGGTGAAGGTAGCGGGCATGTATTTAATCTTGGTCATGGTATTCATCAGGATGTGCCGACGGAAAGTCCGAAAGTGTTGGTGGATGCGGTACACCAACTGTCCAAGTCTTATCATCTCTAA
- the nudC gene encoding NAD(+) diphosphatase: protein MQPIKPEDMGFWLFTQGSSIHLNHGKLPFGKAVDLGLNGLNALKIGEWQQQPFYLIENQTEDTRDYFSLREQLGEPQDYFNLLCRGVELNHFYQTHQFCGKCGGKNEQMSDEWAVRCHACGFRTYPVICPSIIVAVRRGRQILLANHMRHKGGIYTTLAGFVEAGETFEETVRREVYEETHIHVQNLRYFGSQPWAFPNSQMVGFLADYAGGEIQIQPEEIHDAQWFDYDEPLPELPPHGTIARKLIEATLELCQQHHDN from the coding sequence ATGCAACCGATTAAACCCGAAGACATGGGGTTTTGGTTATTTACACAAGGCTCAAGCATTCATTTAAACCATGGTAAGTTGCCTTTTGGAAAGGCGGTCGATTTAGGTTTAAATGGTTTAAATGCGCTGAAAATTGGCGAGTGGCAACAACAGCCGTTTTATTTGATTGAAAATCAAACGGAAGATACCCGCGATTACTTTTCCTTACGTGAGCAGCTAGGCGAACCGCAGGACTATTTCAATTTATTGTGCCGAGGCGTGGAACTCAACCATTTCTATCAAACCCATCAATTTTGTGGCAAGTGCGGTGGAAAAAACGAACAAATGTCAGATGAGTGGGCGGTGAGATGTCATGCTTGTGGCTTTCGTACTTATCCTGTGATTTGTCCGTCGATCATCGTTGCCGTGCGCCGTGGAAGACAGATTTTATTGGCAAATCATATGCGGCATAAAGGCGGCATATACACCACCCTAGCAGGTTTTGTGGAAGCCGGTGAAACTTTTGAAGAGACGGTGCGGCGGGAGGTTTACGAAGAAACGCATATTCACGTGCAAAATTTGCGTTACTTTGGTAGCCAACCTTGGGCGTTTCCCAATTCACAAATGGTTGGTTTTTTAGCAGATTACGCAGGTGGTGAGATTCAAATTCAGCCTGAAGAAATTCATGACGCGCAATGGTTTGATTATGACGAGCCTCTGCCCGAGTTGCCGCCACATGGCACTATTGCACGTAAACTAATTGAAGCGACACTGGAATTGTGTCAACAACATCATGATAACTAG